A genomic segment from Bombus huntii isolate Logan2020A chromosome 13, iyBomHunt1.1, whole genome shotgun sequence encodes:
- the LOC126872398 gene encoding CAD protein — MPERATVSNPISKTVYLLLEDGSVFAGRHFGAEKPVDGEIVFQTGMVGYPESLTDPSYHAQILVLTYPIIGNYGVFDDEVDNHKIPYWFESHRIWAAALVVGEICETPSHWRQTRTLSKWMKEQNIPGIYEIDTRALTKIIREKGTILGRIVFDPPVSNPVASLIPPIADPNSRHLVAEVVQPVQRTYNSAGYPRICVIDCGLKYNQLRCLISRGARVDVVPWNYDLNNATYDGLFLSNGPGDPNKCETTVESIRSILKSDIQKPIFGICLGHQLLCIAAGCVTYKMNYGNRGHNQPVTHHGTGRCYMTSQNHGFAVDAKQLPDNWEPLFTNTNDNSNEGVVHSTLPYFSVQFHPEHIAGPQDLECLFDVFLEAVIDNASKKQSISMKERLIKKLSYSSDNMIGLPIRPKKVLILGSGGLSIGQAGEFDYSGSQAIKALREECVQTLLINPNIATVQTSKGMADKVYFLPIIPEYVEQVIQSERPDGVLLTFGGQTALNCGVELEKNGVFQKYNIRILGTPIQSIIETEDRKIFAERIAEINENVAPSAAVYSIEEALDAAEKLGYPVMARAAFSLGGLGSGFANSKKELRNLAQQAFAHSTQLIIDKSLKGWKEVEYEVVRDAYDNCITVCNMENVDPLGIHTGESIVIAPSQTLSNMEYNMLRTTAINVIRHFGIVGECNIQYALNPNTKEYYIIEVNARLSRSSALASKATGYPLAYVAAKLALGIRLPDIHNSVTGKTTACFEPSLDYCVVKIPRWDLSKFQRVSTKIGSSMKSVGEVMAIGRKFEEAFQKALRMVDENINGFDPYVKTPNDEELEKPTDKRMFVLAASIKAGYTIDRLYELTKIDRWFLHKMKNIIDYYLVLESTDHTKLSHEVLLRAKQIGFSDKQIAAAVKSSELAVRIQRQESNIRPMVKQIDTVAAEWPATTNYLYLTYNGTTHDVEFPGGYTMVIGSGVYRIGSSVEFDWCAVSCLRELRNLGRKTIMVNYNPETVSTDYDMSDRLYFEEISFEVVMDIYDHECPEGIILSMGGQLPNNIAMDLHRQQARILGTSPESVDGAENRFKFSRMLDGIGISQPRWKELTNLKSAIEFCEEVGYPCLVRPSYVLSGAAMNVAHSHNDLESYLKSASEVNKEHPVVISKFILEAKEIDVDAVAYDGIILCMAVSEHVENAGVHSGDATLVTPPQDINAETLTKIKMMSKAIAASLGVTGPFNMQLIAKDNELKVIECNVRVSRSFPFVSKTLDHNFVAMATRLIVGEPVDPVDVLAGCGKVGVKVPQFSFSRLAGADVMLGVEMVSTGEVACFGDNRYEAYLKGMMSTGFHIPQKGILLSIGSFKHKMELLPSIRSLHKMGYKLYASMGTADFYTEHGVEVEPVQWTFENITVDEDSSPSELRHLADFLSKKQFDLVINLPMRNGGVRRVSNFMTHGYRTRRLAVDYSVPLITDVKCAKLLVEAMRMLGGRAPRMKTHTDCMSSRTMIKLPGLIDIHVHTRDPGAVYKEDFASCTAAALAGGITMILAMPNTNPAVIDHQSFALAKEHAVLNARCDYAIYVGASSDNHDITGELAPLAAGLKMYLNETFTTLRLTDLTVWVKHFQNWAKKYPLCVHAEGQTTAAVLLLAGLHNRPIHVCHVARKEEIQIIRAAKEKGMAVTCEVCPHHLFLCEEDLGRIGAGRGQVRPLLGTKEDQQALWDNLDIIDCFATDHAPHTVQEKSGEKPPPGFPGLETMLPLLLTAVHEGKLTIEDMVDKLYKNPKRIFNLPDQPNTYIEVDLDDEWVIPEAMPFSKSKWTPFAGMKVRGSVHRVVLRGEVAYVEGQVLVNPGFGQDIREMQTKMKAQTVVNAPVIDVISHSRPNSALDGLLSPNYEKYNERMITDMSEEEQHESYGHLLQPMSHKVSNVHFALDVDSREHTKLQTIQQRTISPIPIGNATKYKSDSNPNLLITSMSTVFSTHTSHNIIGHNILTVDIFNKELLKDIFNYAEILRGAVRKERHLDHILRGKVMASIFYEVSTRTSCSFASAMERLGGRVIYMDGSTSSVKKGESLEDSVAVMAGYADVVVLRHPEPGAVSRAAQHCRKPLLNAGDGVGEHPTQALLDIFTIRDEIGTVNGLTITMVGDLKHGRTVHSLSRLLTLYNVELRYVCPPGLGMPDHVVKYVYERGITQEQFSTLEDALPDTDVLYMTRIQRERFATQEEYNKVCGHFVITPQLMSRAKRKMVVMHPLPRVNEISTEFDTDPRAAYFRQAENGVYVRMALLAMVLGRMW; from the exons ATGCCTGAGCGTGCGACCGTTTCTAATCCTATATCTAAAACAGTTTATCTTTTACTCGAAGATGGTTCTGTCTTCGCGGGAAGACATTTCGGCGCGGAAAAACCGGTTGATGGTGAAATAG TGTTTCAGACTGGTATGGTGGGTTACCCAGAATCACTCACAGATCCTTCTTACCACGCTCAAATTTTAGTGCTGACATATCCGATAATTGGAAATTATGGAGTATTTGACGACGAGGTGGACAACCATAAAATACCATA TTGGTTCGAATCTCATCGAATTTGGGCGGCTGCTCTGGTGGTCGGTGAGATATGCGAAACACCGAGCCATTGGCGGCAAACCAGGACACTGTCCAAATGGATGAAGGAACAAAATATACCAGGCATATACGAAATCGATACCAGAGCTCTGACAAAGATTATTCGAGAGAAAGGCACTATATTAGGTAGAATCGTGTTCGATCCACCAGTTTCTAATCCCGTTGCCTCCTTGATTCCTCCGATAGCGGACCCGAACAGCAGACATCTCGTCGCGGAAGTGGTCCAG CCTGTACAAAGGACATACAATTCCGCTGGTTATCCTCGCATATGCGTAATAGACTGCGGTCTAAAGTACAATCAATTGAGATGCTTGATTAGTCGAGGTGCTCGCGTAGACGTTGTGCCTTGGAATTACGATTTAAACAATGCCACTTACGACGGCTTGTTCCTTAGCAATGGACCAGGCGATCCGAACAAGTGCGAAACAACGGTGGAAAGTATTCGATCCATCCTGAAATCCGACATACAAAAACCGATTTTTGGTATTTGCTTGGGTCATCAGTTGCTCTGCATCGCCGCTGGTTGCGTCACATATAAGATGAA CTACGGCAACCGTGGTCACAATCAACCAGTCACGCATCACGGAACCGGTCGCTGTTACATGACCTCACAGAATCATGGATTTGCTGTCGATGCAAAACAATTACCAGATAATTGGGAACCACTCTTCACCAATACCAACGACAATAGCAACGAAGGTGTCGTACATTCGACGCTTCCTTACTTTTCGGTTCAGTTTCATCCGGAACACATTGCCGGTCCTCAAGATCTGGAATGCCTGTTCGATGTATTTTTGGAAGCCGTGATCGACAATGCGAGCAAAAAACAATCAATTTCTATGAAGGAAAgacttattaaaaaattgagcTATAGTAGCGACAACATGATAGGTTTACCTATACGACCGAAGAAAGTGTTGATCTTGGGATCGGGTGGTCTCAGTATCGGTCAAGCGGGTGAATTCGATTATTCCGGATCGCAAGCGATCAAGGCGTTACGCGAAGAATGCGTGCAGACGTTACTGATCAATCCAAATATAGCGACCGTGCAAACGTCAAAAGGCATGGCGGATAAGGTTTACTTTCTGCCGATTATACCGGAATACGTGGAACAG gTAATACAATCGGAGCGGCCCGATGGTGTCCTCTTGACATTTGGCGGACAGACTGCTCTCAATTGTGGCGTTGAACTCGAGAAGAATGGagtatttcagaaatataatATCAGAATTTTAGGAACGCCTATACAGTCGATCATAGAGACGGAAGATAGAAAGATCTTCGCAGAACGTATCGCGGAGATCAATGAAAACGTGGCGCCAAGTGCGGCGGTCTATTCTATCGAAGAG GCATTAGATGCAGCAGAAAAATTGGGCTACCCAGTAATGGCTAGAGCAGCGTTTTCTCTTGGAGGATTGGGGTCCGGTTTCGCGAACTCCAAGAAAGAACTACGAAACCTCGCTCAACAGGCGTTCGCTCATTCGACTCAATTGATCATCGATAAATCATTGAAAGGCTGGAAAGAGGTGGAATACGAGGTCGTTCGGGATGCGTACGACAATTGTATCACAGTTTGCAACATGGAGAACGTGGATCCTCTTGGCATCCATACCGGGGAATCGATCGTAATCGCTCCAAGTCAAACACTGTCTAATATGGAGTATAATATGCTTCGGACGACCGCTATCAATGTGATTAGACACTTTGGAATTGTCGGCGAATGCAATATTCAATACGCTCTGAATCCAAACACCAAGGAGTATTATATAATCGAAGTAAATGCCAGATTATCCCGTAGCTCGGCATTAGCAAGCAAAGCTACCGGTTATCCGTTGGCTTACGTAGCCGCAAAACTTGCTCTTGGTATTCGTTTGCCGGATATCCATAATTCCGTTACAGGAAAGACTACGGCTTGTTTCGAGCCTAGTCTAGATTATTGCGTGGTTAAAATACCGAGATGGGATCTGAGCAAATTTCAACGAGTCAGTACAAAG ATTGGTAGCTCTATGAAAAGCGTGGGAGAAGTGATGGCGATTGGTCGCAAATTCGAAGAAGCTTTTCAGAAAGCGTTGAGGATGGTTGACGAGAACATCAATGGTTTCGACCCGTACGTGAAAACTCCCAACGACGAAGAATTGGAAAAGCCAACTGATAAAAGAATGTTCGTCCTTGCAGCGTCCATAAAGGCTGGAtatacgatcgatcgattgtACGAACTCACAAAAATAGACAGGTGGTTTTTGCAcaagatgaaaaatattatcgattattatttAGTATTGGAGAGTACAGATCATACAAAGTTATCGCACGAGGTTTTACTACGAGCGAAGCAAATTGGATTTTCCGATAAACAGATAGCAGCTGCGGTTAAGAGTTCGGAATTAGCAGTTAGAATACAAAGACAGGAGAGTAATATACGACCAATGGTCAAACAGATAGACACTGTTGCTGCGGAGTGGCCAGCGACGACAAATTATCTTTATTTGACATATAATGGCACTACGCACGATGTAGAATTTCCTGGCGGATACACCATGGTTATAG GATCTGGAGTTTACAGAATCGGCAGTTCTGTAGAATTCGACTGGTGTGCCGTTAGTTGTTTGCGCGAATTACGAAACTTGGGAAGAAAGACGATCATGGTGAACTACAATCCGGAAACAGTTAGTACCGACTACGACATGAGCGATCGATTGTACTTCGAAGAAATATCGTTCGAAGTCGTGATGGATATTTATGATCACGAATGTCCGGAAGGAATAATTTTATCGATGGGCGGCCAATTGCCGAACAATATCGCTATGGATCTTCACAGACAACAAGCTAGAATTCTTGGCACTTCACCGGAATCTGTCGACGGAGCTGAAAatcgtttcaaattttctcgTATGTTGGATGGCATTGGAATTTCGCAACCCAG GTGGAAGGAGTTGACCAACTTGAAGTCCGCGATCGAATTTTGCGAAGAAGTCGGCTATCCGTGTTTAGTGCGTCCTTCTTACGTATTGAGTGGTGCTGCCATGAACGTGGCCCATTCGCATAACGACCTCGAGTCGTATTTGAAAAGTGCCAGCGAAGTGAACAAGGAGCATCCAGTGGTTATATCAAAGTTTATTCTCGAAGCGAAGGAGATAGACGTCGATGCAGTTGCGTATGATGGAATTATTCTTTGCATGGCGGTATCAGAACACGTGGAGAACGCTGGCGTTCATTCGGGTGACGCTACACTGGTCACACCACCTCAGGATATCAACGCAGAGACCTTAACGAAGATTAAAATGATGTCCAAGGCCATTGCCGCGTCTCTTGGCGTCACTGGTCCCTTTAACATGCAACTGATCGCAAAG GACAACGAGCTGAAGGTCATCGAGTGCAACGTTAGAGTATCAAGATCTTTCCCGTTCGTGTCGAAAACTCTGGATCATAATTTCGTAGCTATGGCTACGCGACTGATCGTCGGCGAGCCTGTAGATCCAGTGGACGTACTTGCTGGATGTGGCAAAGTCGGTGTTAAAGTGCCACAATTTTCTTTCTCGCGTCTTGCTG GTGCCGACGTAATGTTAGGAGTTGAGATGGTATCCACAGGGGAAGTCGCCTGTTTCGGAGACAATCGGTACGAGGCTTACTTGAAGGGAATGATGAGTACCGGTTTTCATATACCACAGAAAGGCATCTTGCTCTCGATTGGAAGTTTCAAG CACAAAATGGAACTGTTACCCTCGATTCGTAGTCTTCACAAGATGGGTTATAAATTATACGCCAGCATGGGGACCGCAGATTTCTACACAGAGCACGGAGTAGAG gTGGAACCTGTTCAATGGACTTTCGAGAATATCACTGTCGATGAAGATTCCAGCCCCAGTGAACTTCGACACTTGGCTGATTTCCTTTCGAAGAAACAATTCGATCTCGTCATTAATTTACCGATGAGAAACGGCGGAGTGCGTCGTGTTTCCAATTTCATGACGCATGGTTACAGAACCAGAAGACTCGCTGTCGACTATTCCGTTCCTTTAATTACAGATGTTAAATGCGCGAAATTACTCGTCGAG GCTATGAGAATGCTCGGTGGACGTGCGCCTCGTATGAAGACTCATACAGATTGCATGTCATCGCGTACGATGATTAAACTTCCTGGTTTAATCGACATTCACGTACACACACGCGATCCCGGCGCTGTTTACAAAGAAGATTTCGCTTCTTGTACCGCCGCTGCTCTTGCTGGTGGTATCACGATGATCTTGGCGATGCCTAACACAAATCCTGCTGTGATCGATCATCAATCCTTTGCCCTGGCCAAAGAA CATGCAGTTTTGAACGCGAGATGCGACTACGCGATTTACGTTGGTGCCTCGTCCGATAATCACGACATAACAGGCGAATTAGCTCCGTTAGCAGCTGGTCTTAAAATGTATCTTAATGAGACGTTCACGACTCTTCGATTGACCGATCTCACGGTGTGGGTTAAG CATTTCCAAAATTGGGCAAAGAAATATCCTCTTTGCGTTCATGCCGAGGGCCAAACGACAGCTGCGGTCCTTTTATTGGCTGGTTTGCATAACAGGCCGATTCACGTGTGCCATGTAGCTCGGAAGGAAGAGATTCAAATAATACGCGCAGCTAAGGAAAAA GGAATGGCTGTCACTTGCGAGGTGTGCCCTCATCACTTATTCCTATGCGAAGAAGATCTTGGGCGCATAGGAGCTGGTCGAGGTCAGGTGAGGCCGTTGTTGGGGACCAAAGAAGATCAACAAGCTCTTTGGGATAATTTGGATATAATCGATTGTTTCGCGACAGATCATg CGCCGCATACCGTGCAAGAGAAATCGGGTGAAAAACCGCCACCCGGCTTTCCTGGACTCGAGACGATGCTTCCGCTTTTGCTGACTGCAGTTCACGAAGGAAAATTAACAATAGAG GATATGGTAGACAAACTGTATAAAAATCCAAAGAGGATCTTCAATCTGCCGGATCAGCCGAATACCTACATCGAAGTCGACCTTGACGATGAATGGGTGATACCGGAAGCGATGCCTTTCAGCAAGTCAAAATGGACACCTTTCGCAGGGATGAAAGTTCGTGGATCGGTTCATCGCGTAGTGCTTCGTGGAGAAGTTGCCTACGTCGAAGGCCAAGTTCTGGTGAATCCTGGTTTTGGCCAAGATATCAGAGAGATGCAAACGAAGATGAAAGCGCAAACGGTTGTAAATGCTCCGGTAATTGATGTAATATCTCACAGTCGACCTAATTCGGCGTTGGACGGACTCCTGTCGCCGAATTACGAAAAGTACAACGAACGGATGATAACGGACATGTCGGAAGAAGAACAACATG AATCATACGGGCATCTGTTGCAACCGATGTCGCACAAAGTGTCGAACGTTCACTTTGCCCTGGACGTAGATTCCCGCGAGCACACGAAGCTTCAAACGATTCAACAACGCACCATCTCGCCCATTCCTATTGGCAACGCGACGAAATACAAGAGCGACAGTAATCCGAATCTTTTAATAACTTCTATGTCAACGGTTTTCTCGACTCACACTAGCCACAATATAATTGGACATAATATCTTGACCGTGGACATCTTCAACAAAGAATTGCTGAAAGACATTTTCAATTATGCGGAAATTCTTCGCGGCGCTGTTAGAAAAGAACGACATTTGGATCATATTCTACGG GGAAAGGTGATGGCGTCCATCTTCTACGAAGTCAGTACGAGAACATCTTGCAGCTTCGCGTCTGCGATGGAACGACTCGGAGGTCGAGTGATTTACATGGATGGTTCAACGTCGTCGgtaaagaaaggagaaagttTGGAAG ATTCGGTAGCGGTGATGGCAGGCTATGCGGATGTAGTGGTTCTTCGACATCCTGAACCTGGCGCCGTTTCA AGAGCTGCACAACACTGCAGAAAACCTTTATTGAACGCCGGCGACGGTGTTGGGGAACATCCAACTCAAGCGTTACtcgatatttttacgataaGAGACGAGATCGGTACGGTGAATGGCTTAACGATCACTATGGTGGGCGATTTGAAACATGGTAGAACAGTCCATTCACTATCAAG ATTGTTGACTTTGTACAATGTTGAACTTCGTTACGTGTGCCCACCTGGCCTTGGTATGCCTGACCACGTGGTGAAGTACGTGTACGAACGCGGAATAACGCAGGAACAATTCAGCACCCTCGAGGATGCTCTTCCCGACACGGATGTCCTTTACATGACACGCATTCAGAGAGAACGTTTCGCCACACAAGAAGAGTATAATAAA gTTTGCGGTCATTTCGTAATAACTCCGCAATTGATGTCTCGCGCGAAGAGGAAGATGGTAGTGATGCATCCCTTGCCACGAGTGAACGAAATCAGTACAGAATTTGACACGGACCCACGTGCCGCGTACTTCCGGCAGGCTGAAAATGGTGTCTACGTTCGAATGGCTCTTTTGGCAATGGTCCTTGGCCGTATGTGGTGA
- the LOC126872403 gene encoding uncharacterized protein LOC126872403 — protein MGNSNQKMKRKLRGKGNRKRGSNDNVQSSENSTTKSEEYNDPELIILRRSIERNPEMFVLNNLMMCVQFFGNYEEEIKQVKEIMASSREMQMNERLPRQKHVLLPDILQEHIARHLGFTSMRQSFRPTIEPLQPVRIFMVHDNIDITEEGYPSHYSHVNDTTVYNILLKPTKQQGSVQLQVLDNFIASRKDDVDLTSIAEDDDELYSDGSIYSPKSRSNLSVHSVSSSKSKPDMVKSFKHTRSLPNLCDEEVGNGSFLHSNRSRKIAEEPVYDNGSSDAEERKRSNKRPQTKEELLNRESRRWEKQVPRQKIQGPNNQDPTSSNSSGYRSDNYAYSSDSSCNPSRNFKFSQSSSYDELDECWITNGEFPRRCFKKVTYTADGNLYDPKTEKLQKLDHQQRRIKMALNRYNYNLFYISSTEFMEHFMKVFMRGLGELLNFDQESVNNTKREGCVLYCDKIMIAKTLKHSKVEQYEIIPAIWLEWPICAQEWLVRTRHTWPNNSDVEKVKDFGCYVVPEGFVPRNGNINLIEDLQWQLTFPAAERYLETCMTQAQIQVYLIALMLHKTFLRPIFDTMFGLTTAHIRHKLFWMIEENANPSKWPDSRLGECLLVLLNSLYYNISQNEPKLNDYFIRSRNLFQRVPCDHLLHTQKQLKRITENPVMYVFHAMENIRYSNDFFPRLDYEMLLKILTADTLTLVNPKLTQHVPTLMYQTYDDPTEQNERYDMKGFWETAKKQGHKPSVKLITNKSLIVPRKATDSIIEIATRCADLEGPRLCILLGFFIRHFIQIAERCHQYQAHRQKKMYLDHADRLSILLFERQRYTEDALAYRDKIKVVRKKVAVSEPGNQPPDTPERNQKKPIYVGSLNNRFTQESNSPNQVRQKITEPIPRPSVKLPQKQVNVQDVKVIVHERHYEEPNELNLEVTNDKVAAQSSISENHVSKLKTNERQPNEPILRLQKLSGSESTYI, from the exons ATGGGAAATTCTAATCAGAAGATGAAACGGAAGTTACGGGGGAAAGGAAACAGGAAGCGTGGCAGCAACGACAACGTTCAAAGTAGCGAGAACTCGACTACAAAAAGCGAGGAATACAACGATCCGGAATTGATCATCTTGAGGAGATCTATCGAACGGAATCCCGAGATGTTCGTATTGAACAATCTCATGATGTGCGTCCAATTCTTTGGAAATTACGAAGA AGAAATCAAGCAGGTGAAGGAAATTATGGCATCGTCGCGCGAGATGCAAATGAACGAACGTTTGCCTCGTCAAAAGCACGTGCTGCTTCCAGACATTCTTCAGGAGCACATCGCTCGTCACCTCGGTTTCACTTCCATGCGACAATCCTTTAGGCCAACCATCGAACCTTTGCAGCCGGTTCGAATTTTCATGGTTCACGATAACATTGACATCACGGAGGAAGGTTATCCGTCACACTATAGTCATGTGAACGATACAACTGTATATAACATATTGTTGAAACCAACGAAACAACAAG GTTCTGTGCAACTGCAGGTTCTTGACAACTTTATAGCGTCGAGGAAAGACGACGTGGACCTAACATCGATAGCAGAGGACGACGACGAACTATACAGCGATGGTAGCATTTACAGTCCAAAATCTCGATCGAATTTATCTGTCCACTCAGTCAGTTCTAGCAAATCTAAACCAGACATGGTTAAAAGCTTCAAGCATACGAGATCTTTGCCTAATCTGTGTGACGAGGAAGTCGGGAATGGTAGCTTTTTACATTCCAATCGTAGTAGGAAAATTGCAGAGGAGCCTGTTTACGATAATGGGTCCTCCGATGcggaagaaagaaaacgttCGAACAAAAGACCACAGACGAAGGAGGAATTATTGAACCGAGAGAGTCGTCGATGGGAGAAACAAGTGCCGCGACAAAAGATCCAAGGACCGAACAATCAGGATCCCACGAGCAGCAACAGTTCCGGATATCGATCCGACAATTACGCATATAGCAGCGATAGCAGTTGCAATCCGAGTCGGAACTTCAAATTCTCTCAGAGCTCTAGCTACGACGAGCTGGACGAATGTTGGATAACGAACGGAGAGTTTCCGCGTCGTTGTTTCAAGAAAGTCACGTATACGGCCGATGGGAATCTCTACGATCCGAAAACAGAGAAGTTGCAAAAGCTGGATCATCAGCAACGAAGAATTAAAATGGCCTTGAACCGGTACAACtataatttgttttatataagCAGCACTGAGTTTATGGAACACTTTATGAAAGTGTTTATGCGTGGGTTGGGTGAGTTGTTGAATTTTGATCAGGAATCCGTGAACAATACCAAACGAGAAGGGTGCGTGCTCTATTGTGACAAAATCATGATCGCGAAAACGTTGAAGCACAGTAAAGTGGAACAATACGAGATCATCCCTGCAATTTGGTTGGAGTGGCCTATCTGCGCTCAAGAATGGCTGGTGAGGACACGACATACCTGGCCAAATAACAGCGACGTGGAGAAGGTTAAAGACTTTGGATGCTACGTCGTTCCGGAAGGCTTCGTGCCGAGGAATGGAAATATCAATCTCATCGAGGATCTGCAATGGCAGCTGACGTTCCCGGCAGCCGAAAGATACCTCGAAACCTGCATGACACAGGCCCAAATACAAGTGTATTTGATCGCTCTGATGCTTCACAAGACTTTCCTCAGACCTATTTTTGATACTATGTTCGGTCTAACCACTGCTCATATCAGGCACAAATTATTTTGGATGATCGAAGAGAACGCGAACCCATCGAAATGGCCAGATAGTAGATTGGGAGAGTGTTTGTTGGTACTTCTGAATTCTTTGTATTACAACATTAGTCAAAACGAACCTAAGCTTAACGATTACTTCATCAGAAGTAGGAATCTCTTTCAGAGGGTACCCTGTGATCATTTGCTGCACACGCAGAAGCAATTGAAACGCATCACAGAGAATCCGGTAATGTACGTTTTTCATGCGATGGAAAACATTCGGTACAGTAACGATTTCTTCCCGAGGTTGGACTACGAGATGTTACTGAAGATATTGACGGCTGACACGTTGACGTTGGTTAATCCGAAACTGACTCAACACGTTCCCACTTTGATGTATCAAACGTACGATGATCCTACCGAGCAAAATGAAAGATACGATATGAAGGGCTTTTGGGAGACGGCGAAGAAACAAGGACACAAACCATCCGTCAAGTTGATCACCAATAAGTCGTTAATCGTCCCTCGCAAGGCTACCGACTCTATCATCGAAATCGCT ACACGTTGCGCTGACTTAGAGGGACCGAGGTTGTGCATTCTTTTAGGCTTCTTCATACGGCATTTCATTCAAATTGCCGAACGATGTCATCAGTACCAAGCACATCGACAGAAAAAGATGTACCTTGATCACGCCGACAGGCTATCCATATTACTTTTCGAGCGTCAAAGATATACGGAAGACGCGCTAGCTTATCGCGACAAGATCAAAGTTGTCAGGAAGAAAGTAGCTGTTTCCGAACCAGGAAATCAACCGCCAGATACTCCGGAGAGAAATCAAAAGAAACCCATATACGTTGGATCGTTGAACAATCGTTTCACGCAAGAATCAAATTCGCCGAATCAAGTTCGCCAGAAAATCACTGAGCCAATTCCTAGGCCGAGCGTGAAATTGCCACAAAAACAAGTTAATGTTCAAGATGTTAAAGTAATCGTTCATGAAAGGCATTACGAAGAACCGAACGAATTAAATTTAGAAGTTACGAATGATAAGGTGGCCGCTCAAAGTTCAATAAGCGAAAATCATGTGTCAAAATTGAAAACCAATGAACGTCAACCAAACGAACCGATACTTCGTCTTCAAAAACTTTCAGGAAGTGAATCCACGTACATTTAG